TATCCAATCTCCCTATTTTTCATTTTGCGCAGAATTTTTTCCGCTGCTGATAGGGAAGAGCGAACCGGTTACAAAAACCCGCCATATTTTTTCTGTATTGGTAGCTTTTTTATTTCCGGCCGGTTATCGGGCCGCGGGTTCAAGCAGGATTTCGGTTTCGCTTACCTGCCTTGCCCGGACACCGAAATAGGCCTCCAGCGCCTCGACAAAACTATCCTGTTTGCCGGTGATGAACATGCCATTGATCCGCGTATTGGCAAGCGTTGGATCGGCAATTGCCAACTTTACCGTGCTATAGCGGTTCATCTCATGCACTGCGAGACCAAGCGGCATGTCGTCAAACACGGCATTACCCTTGCGCCAGGACAGAGCCGTGGCGAGATCGGCCTTGCGTCTGGATACGGGGCCCACGGGACGACCGCTGAGCTGCTGACCCGCCAGGAGCGTCGCAGCCGATTGGATGCTTTCCGTGCCATCGGCATCGAGCCGCTTCACCGCAACCTTGCCTTCGGTGACAATCACTTCGACCTTGTCGCCGATCGTTTTGACGTCGAACGCTGTGCCGACCGCGATCACCTTGTAGTTACCGGCATAAACGACAAATGGGCGGTCGGGGTTATGCGCAACTTCGAAATGCGCCTCGCCCTTCACCAAGCGAATGGCCCGTTCGTCTGCGCTGTAGCGCACATCGATCTCGCTTTCCGTATTGAGCGTGGCGATTGACCCGTCGGAAAGCGGAATGTCCGTGCGCTCACCAATGGCGGTAGCAAAGATCGGTGTGGGGATGCTTGTTGCCAAGGCATCTTCGCCAGGTGCAGGGCCCGGCTGCATGAAAAACAGCGTGGCGCCGAAAATGACAGCGAGGCTCGCTGCGATTGCGCTGCCAATCGGAAGCCACCCTATGCGCCTAGGGCGCGTATCAACAGCTTCCTCGCTTCGTGCCAGCGCAGCCGCGCGCATCGATTGCATTTCCGGAATGGCGGCAATCGATGGAAGCTCCCCGATCATCTTCTGCAACCTGTCGAAGGCCTGCGCGTGGGCGGGGTCAGCATTTTTCCATTCTTCATGCGCGGCGCGGTCGGCGGCGCTGCAATCAGGTGCGCGCAAACGTGCGTCCCAAAAGCCCGCCGCTTCCTCAACGTCCATATCCTTGATGACAGCCCGGGTCACCGCTCGCGTCCTACTCGTTTCAGCAAAAATGCATTCGCCTGCGCCAGATGGCGTTCGACCGTCCTTATGCCGATATTCAGATCCTGCGCAATCTGCATCTGCTTGTGTCCTTCAAAGTGATAGAGAACGAATATGTCCCGCGTCTTTTCCGGCAATTCATAAAGCGCGGAAATCAGATTCGCTACGGCCTCTTTATCAGCTAAGACGGTTTCGATTGAGATTCCCGCCACTATATG
This DNA window, taken from Parasphingorhabdus litoris DSM 22379, encodes the following:
- a CDS encoding FecR family protein, whose product is MTRAVIKDMDVEEAAGFWDARLRAPDCSAADRAAHEEWKNADPAHAQAFDRLQKMIGELPSIAAIPEMQSMRAAALARSEEAVDTRPRRIGWLPIGSAIAASLAVIFGATLFFMQPGPAPGEDALATSIPTPIFATAIGERTDIPLSDGSIATLNTESEIDVRYSADERAIRLVKGEAHFEVAHNPDRPFVVYAGNYKVIAVGTAFDVKTIGDKVEVIVTEGKVAVKRLDADGTESIQSAATLLAGQQLSGRPVGPVSRRKADLATALSWRKGNAVFDDMPLGLAVHEMNRYSTVKLAIADPTLANTRINGMFITGKQDSFVEALEAYFGVRARQVSETEILLEPAAR